The Orcinus orca chromosome 1, mOrcOrc1.1, whole genome shotgun sequence DNA window GCTCATTCCGGATGTGGCAGGAGGTTCACGGAACGTGAACTTTGGAGTTGATAACAATGTCATCAAGTAGGTTTCTCCACCAGTCTGTCCCCAGACCCTACCAGTAACTGGCTGGATGAGGGGCAGGGAGTAGGAAATTCACCAAGCCTGGGGTTCCAGTATTTCCCCATATATATTTAGGAGAGTCTATATACCTCACTTCTGAATTTTCAGAAGTCCCAGTTGAGGGTTTTTCACAGATGGTCACGAGTCCATGGGGAGAGTTCCATCTCCCTCCAATCTCATCATCGGGCTTGCTGACCTTTCTAATCGCTTGACCATGATCTGAGTCCTGTGATGTGCTGCCACTTGCCGGGCCAGCTCCCGTCCTGCTTCCTTCTTGCTGGTCTTGAAAACGCAGAATGCTTTTCTCCCCAGCCTTTGGCCCAGTAAACTGACTTGAGCGTCTACTAAGGGAGAGCAGAGGATTCCTGCCAAGTAGGAGACGTAAATTTTTTGTCACGGCTATGGTTCTGAACTAggtattttaaataaacacatgTAGCACATTGAGAAGAGTGAAATCAGCTGCTCTAGCAAGAAGACTTGGAATGAAAGTGTTGTGTTATTGGTGCTTTTATATTTACCCTTCTGACACCCAGAGGGGAGTTTCTCCCCTAGTGCTTCTACCTGTGTGCCTCTCCCAGCACTTAGCTAGAGTAGCGACCCTACCCACAGCCGCCTGCAGTAACTGCAGGGTCATTGACATTTATTCTCCCTCCACTGGCAGCATCCCCATGATTCCTTTTTATAGTTCTTGAGTTTTTTGTCAGCCACTGCAAATCCTTTTTCGGTGCAAGAGGGgaaatagtttatttatttatttatgtgctcacacacacacatacttgcaCATAGTTCCTGTTAAGTTATCGGGATTTGTTTTACTGTCCTTCAACCAAAGCACATGAGATAATTGAGCCATCAAAGAGACCTGGTGGTTAAAACTGGTTCCTTGAGGTACCAAAGACAGACATTTCTTGGGCTTTCCCACAGCCTCTACTTTATTGTATGTAAGATCTGGAACCTTATGCAGTTGGTTAACCACATGTGGCTGCTGAGCACCTGAGATATGGCTAATGCCCTAAGTGTAGAATACATGCTGGATTTTGAGAAAGATCTCCAAAAGTTTTTATACTGattaaatgttaaaatgataatattctaGCCATATGgggttaaaagaaatatattattaagaTTAACTTCACCTGTTCCTTTTTACGTTTTCTAATGTGACTCCAAGGAAACTTAAGGTGACATCTGTGGCTCCCACTACATTTCCGCTGGACAGCACTGCTGTAGAACGTCTCGGGGCCCAGCTCTGGGGCTAGGGAGTTGGTTCTATGAGCTGTTTCATGAGGGATGACCAAGTTGTTATTAACCGTGATTAATGGGATTCTACGTTGTCTAGAATTCTTTGATTCCAACAAAGCTCATTTTCTGTGTTTTAGCAAACCTTGGACAGCCAACAATTCGGAGTTTCGAACAAGCTGGGACAGAACTGAATGTGACCGTACAAGATGCACGTACCTTAGTCAGAGTGAGCGGCACATTCCTAAGCCTCCGCGATGTTTTTGGCAAGGacttgaattatatactttattatTGGAGAGCTTCAAGTACAGGAAAGGTGAGCGCTCTTTTGTTTTTATGACTCGTTTTAAATTGTAGATCCTTGATTTTACAGCCTACTTCTTTTCCAACTCAAATATCAGAGCGGGTGGTTGAGAGGACAGGTTGGCGGAGTGGGAGGGGCCGCTGTCCTGGTTTTACCTGTGACTTCCAGCTGCCTTGGTCAGGGCCTCCTCGGATACTCAGGTTCCTCAGCCAGGGGGCTGGACCAGTCATCTCCAAGGTTCCCACCAGCTTCCTCATTTCTTCCTCTACGGAGGATCCCAGagacaagatttgtttttcattcAACAATTCATACTTCATTCCTATTTTCCTTTACTgcagactttttaaattaattaattaattaattaatttttggctgtgttgggtcttcgtttctgtgcgtgggctctctctagttgcggcgagcgggggccactcttcatcacggtgcgcgggcctctcgctatcgtggcctctcttgttgcggagcacaggctccagacgtgcaggctcagtagttgtggctcacgggcctagttgctccgcggcatgtgggatcttcccggaccagggctcgaacccatgtcccctgcattggcaggcagattctcaaccactgcaccaccagggaagccccagatatctTCTAAAGGGGCTAAAAACTGGGTTGGATGTGCCCAAACTGGATATCTTCATCCTTGGGGAAAACAACATCCTTAGCAGTTATCGGGGGAACTTGATGAGCCAACTCACTTCCAATCCTTTATGTCAGATGTGTCCATGTAGGCTTTAACTACCACAGTGACTTAGTAAAGGGGGCAGAATTCACGGAGCCCAGATGAATAAAGGACTCTGTCTTTTAACAGAAAAAGGCCACGACGAACACTAATGAGTTTCTGATTGATGTGGATGAAGGAGAAAACTACTGTTTCAATGTTCAAGCAGTGATTCCATCACGAAGAGCTAACCAGAAGAGTCCAGAAAGTCCCATCGAGTGTACCAGCCAAGAGAAAGTTCTGTCCATGGGTGAGTGGCTCTACCCCTGccatgtgggagggagggaggggtgccttCCAGGACGAGGATGTACTTTCTTCAGGGGAAAACTGCCTTGGTTTTTTGTGGTTTTGGGGGTACTCATAATTTTAGGCATTTAGAGATGTTTCTATGTTGTTCCCTTGTATTAGCAAGTGTTTTTCTGAGCACGTACCATGTGCTAAGCTCTCTGCTGAGCCCTGGGCCCATGGTACATGTTTAGGATTTAGCATCAAATGCAGATTTCTCTGAGCATTTCTTCATACTTAAATTCTGATTTGGGGAGCTTGGGGGGAGCTTCTGGACCAGGTGCAGCAGCACCTGATGCACATTtatgagcacctactgtgggcTGTTGCCACAAAGGTTTTAACCCACGAAGGGAAGGGACTGAGTCTATCAGGTATaccacgtgcatgtgtgtgtccctGGCCggcacgtgtgtgtgtacattatGTGCCACACCAGGGCCCTGACACCAAGTGAGGAGTGGATCTTATTTGGAGATGCCATGGAGGCTCAGACACGTGCATGAGGGTGAGAGCCCAGGAATCTCCCACCAGGCTTGAGCAGGTAGTGCTCTGAGTACTTTGGGGAACAAAAAGTCAAAGGATAGCAATAATGACCTAGTGCCTTGTTAAGATGTAATTTAagccttttaaaaacacttttaaaattccCTCCCGTTTATTGACACTGACAGAAGGAAAGGGCTCTCTTTCCCTCTGGTTCTGCACCGTCTGGGCCCTCATACCCACAGCCCTCAGGTCCATCCTCCTAAAGGCAGCTTGAGCTCCGCTGCTCTCTGACTTCATGCACACCTAGATCGCTGCTTCCCCTGCCTCTTCTCTATCTGCTGAATTGGGTCCTTTGAGAATCATTTCAAAtgccacctccaccaggaagccttcttATTGCCCCAACCAGTTATCATCTCTTCTTTACTTGAATTTTGGTAGTGCTCTGCATCTCTCTTTGCACTGAGAGTTCAGCTTCTATAATCGTTGCCACCAAACTCAGCATCATTTTCAGCCACTTGTTTCTAACAGCCGTTCTTGCTTCCGTCTTCCTGCATCTTTCTAGACTGTGAGCATTATCCAGTTTATTAAATCGTTTTCACCATTGTCAATTGCCCGCAAACATCTAGGGTTTGACAGATTCTTTCCTAATCGAAATGTGTTGTGGTGGAAAGAGCGCAGGAAAGAAATTTCAAGTTACGCAAAAGCAGGATGGTGTAATTTGGGGTTATGCCTTCAGTTCTGCCCACTGATAAATGGGATTCAAGCTCTCTCTCTGAGTTGACTTGgtaccttttatttttcagaaatgccCTTCATCGTTGTAGCAGTGATGCTTGTggtcatcatcttcatcatcgtCCTGTCTGTGTCTCTGTATAAGTGCAGGAAGGCGAGAGCAGGGCAAAGTGGGAAGGAGAGCTTGCCCCTCAATGTTGCATGAAAGATCCTGCTCTTGGATCTGCCAGCTCTGCAGAACTCGTGTTGCACTGTGACCAAGAACATTTAAGGCAGTAGAAcacatggaaacacaaatgagTGTTTGAAGCTTAGAGACCCTTGGGCTCAAAGAAAGCTCTTATCTGACCTGTTCTCACCATTAGCATTCTGGTTTCAACATCAGCATTAGACACTTTGGGACGTAATGAGCGGTACAACCAATTccaagttttttaaatttctattttaatgctGCAGCACCTTTTGCACATATCATGCTCTAGACTGTATATTTTCTACACTCAAGTTGAAGCCAGATCATctaaggaaaaacaaatgaacaaatgcccTAAAAAATCCTGGGTGGATTTTTGGAGAACTTTTGAGAGGCCGACTTCAAACCATGTGGGAGAGTAAAATGGAAACTGGGTGGACTTTCTAACGTATGTCTGTCCTTTTGTAATATGgtgtttagggttttttttttttttttgagtacttTTGGAGGTTcaaaacaattagcaaacaaCATTTATATGAATGTGTTAAAAGCAGAAGACTTGTATTTGGGGCACATTCATAACATGCATTACAGTTTAGCACTTTAACTGACTTAAATGCTGTTGATGAAACACTTGACAGATAGCTGTATTTTTATAAGACTACTATACCAACAAATTACATAGAGTTTAAGATTTAAGGTACTTCACACTTTATGGTCAACattgtacatatttataatttgaaaaaaggTTTTATATATGGGGATTTTCTATTTATAGAGGTAATATTGTTTGTATATATTgagattatttatttaatgtacttttatataaataaaggtaACTGGGAATTGTGACTATTAAttatatcttatttatcttatttagttattatttatGGTTTGGCCTTTGTATTAGTTGGctctgctgcagtaacaaatgacCCTGGAATTCTCAGTGGCTTATGACAATGGTATCTTTACATTACACTTACAGTTTGGTGGCTGTGGATTGACTACAGCTCTTCTTAATATCTTCTCATTCTAGGACCAAAACCAAAGGTGAAGCCCCTATTTGGATcagggcagagggaaaagcaaaaaactaGTAGAACGGGCAGCCATGTCTTCAAGGTTTAAGCCTCCTCCTAAAACTTCCACTCCAGAGTGGCTCAGTGTCACTTCTGGTCACATGCCACTGGCCTAAGCAAGACATATGACCAAGCCTGATAACACTCTGCCTGCCAGGAGGCACCACGAGTCACACAGCAACGGGCACGGGTGTATGGTTTCCAGGGAAGGGAGGATTTTATACCATCTACTGCAGGCTTAGCGGGAGAGAGACCTTCCCATGGGCATCAGTTTGAGTTGCAGATGAGGGTTGGAGaggagaacagaagaaaaattctTCAGATTATTGAAAGAAAATTTGATAAAAGGACAATGTAagataaggagagagagaagtggagTTTCTAGAGTTATTAGAAGCAAACTAGGTTGAGAGCTCTTTGTGGACAGGATGGGGTCACCGTCTGCTGCTCCTTGAGGGTGACCGTGCCAGTGGGCTCTTAGACATGGCTGAGTCGAACTACTTCACTTCGTCTAGAATGTAGAAATAGTGAGTTCTCCattcaaatgcaaataaaatctaGCAGAACAGTCTTGATCCCACAACTGCACTGAAAGAGGATTCTAAGTAGAGATGAAAATGAGCCTCCTGGCATCTGGTTGAGCCCAGCCGTGTTTGCCTCCTGTTGTGGAAGGCTGGGCCAGTGCGGCCTAAGAAAGGCTTCCAGAGGCCACCCCCGCTTGGACATGGTCCCGCCAAGGAGACACTTAGTAAGCACTGAAAGCCAAGACGCAGCTCACTGTCCAGCTGTTCATGAATTAAGTGCATTTTGTTCCTTTGCTccaaagagttcaaagcattgTCAATAAAAATCTAAACATGAAATGTTAGGTATAACAccatatttttagaaagaatgGGGCCAAACAACCTTTCAGGTCCTCAGAAAGATGGCagcctgaaaaaaatatattttggagaaattAAGGGAAACAGACCAGTGGTTGGTTTATTGGCTGGTTCTGATGGGTTGTTTGCCAGTCTGTGTCAATGCTGGAGTGGCATTCAAGCCAGAGAAAGGGCGTGCATTTGCAGCAGAGTCAACAAAAGAGAGGTTGGCATGGGAGCATGTCCCCAAAGAAGTATGCTTTGGCTGTTATCTTGAATTCCTGCTCACATGGGGCTATCCAGGACAAAGAGCTTAGTGCATGGGGGTAGAACAAGCTCCCAGAGAGGGTATCTGACTGGGTGGTTCCATCAGGCTGCTCTATTTTCGGCTAGGAATAAGTACAGCATTATGCAATTCCATGGCCTCATAATCTAAGGAACTTGAATGGTCCCACTAAAGAAAGTACTGGCAGAGTGAAAGCAGGTCTGGGTAGTAATGAGGTGTCTGGCTGTTCACAGGGAAGGAATTCATTACAGATCCAAACGAGGCTGCACTGCAATGATCGGGAAGCTTCAATATTGCACATTTTAACCACGACTCAGGTTTCCACCCCCGCCCTTATCGCTGAGACTAAAGAGCTGCTGCTCAAATCAACATCGTAATTAGCACTGGAGCAGAAAACCATACTCTAAATTGTTGGCTGGTATCCAGAAACTACTGCCCTCCAGTGGGCCAAATTATACTTCACTATTTATCCTGGTCTTTAAAAGTATCCCATAAAGCTAACTGTTAGTAAACTAAACGTTCATGCTTTGAAGACAGATTTTTACCATCTTAAATTATTAACCAAGTTTGACTTACATATAAGAGACTAATACTTGTGAAATCCAAAGACATTTTACCTTAGTTACAGCTGAGAGCCAATAACCTAAGGACTTGTCTCAAACAAAGGAACAATTCTATCAAATAGTAAATAAACTCATTACCAAATGCAGTTTTGACCTGTTCTAAGACACGTGTATTTAGCATGTGTTATTTTTCTTCGGTGGTTGCCTGAGAAGCTTTGTGATGGTCACAAGGTGACTTTCATTCATACCACACACTTATAATGGACTCTAGTTCTTCTTTCCCACAGCCCTGCTTTTCAACTGCAGACAGAGGTGATTCTGGCTTTGCCATTCAGCACATTCCTTCCTCATGACTGCAGAAACTGGTTTAGGGGTAATCACATGCCCTAACTTGGTCTAGGAAGGGTGAATCTCAGCGCTCTTTGTGGGAATGTTGGGATGCTCTCTTTCTTGATGAACATAATGAAGAAACATGTAGCCCCAATGTTAGCTTAATCtgatggttctcaaagtgtggtcctgcaTCTCAGGTGATGGAATAAGAATTagcatcacctgagagcttgttagaaattcaaATTCACAACCCTGACCTCAGACTTACTGAattagaaatctgcattttaacaagaagcCCTTCAAGTGATTCTAATGCCCAGTAAAGTTTCAGAACCACTGGCTTAATCTATAATCTACTGCAATGAGAGACTACAAGTAGCTCTAGACACAAATGGGGCATTCCTAGTCCTGGGAGAGCTCAGAAAGCAGCTTGCTGTGAAGCCAAAATCAAATTAAGAATACATAGAGCATAGACAAGATCCTCTGTCTTTAGCTGCACTGGAAGGTCTGTCATATATGGGTCTGTTAGGATTTTTTCTGTTGCAACGTACCGAAACTCTTTCAAGAGAACTTCAGCAAAATTGGGGagcctgttttctcttttgtcaaGTGAGCTAATTGGTTGAAAGCTCTTCAATCTCTTTTAGCCTAAATTCCATGATTATGTATTCATTAGACAGAGCATGAATAATTAACAGCTGAAAGGCAACACTTTCTCtgggagaaatgaaaatacttcAAAACAATCCAGGAATTTTGTAACAGAAATTGCAATTCATCTTGAATATacaaaatttaataaacatttaaaacaggGTTCTAAAAAAGCTTTAAGAAAAAAGGTTTTGACATAATCTTAATCCAGCCTGATTTTCAAAAATCCCTGGAAAACTATGCTCCATCTGCAAAGAAACTTGTCTTCTCTAAGCATGTATCAGgccagagaataagaaacattcAGAGGGGCAGGAAAATGCTTTTCCTCTGCATAACGGCATTTAGGGTGGAAGCGTCCTTTAATGACTAAGATTGCGGTGCCACCTTCAGTTCCTGAGGAGGATCGCAACTTAACCAGAATTCACGAACTGGATTGCAAAAGCAAAGGAATAgtaaataaaacccaaaacaccTGTAAATGATTAAGAATGAAGGAACATGGTGGGGGGGTGGCCAGAATCACTGAACCAGAGAACCTCCTCCAAGTTGCTGCAACTCCACCTGTGATGGTCTCTTTAGTCCACAGCTAGAGCTCCACCCCAGATCCTGCTACTTAAAGTGTGGTCTCGGGACAGCGTTTGAGCATCACTTGAGAGGTAGTTAGAGATGGAAATTCTCGGACCCCACCCCCgacctactgaaccagaatctgcattttccagGTGATTTATGTGCACACTGAAGTCTGagaagctctgtgctctgtgctttCCCCAATCATTTAGCCCACTCTTCTGATTTCACAAAGGCAGGGTAGGGGAAGTGAggtggagaaagggaagagacaCCTCACCAATGGATAGAACTGCACAGCCTTGACAAGAAGTTGCCATTTATTAAACTTAAATTTTAGCAAGTTATTAATCCAGGCCAAAAGTAAAAGCAGAGCCATGATCATACTGTAAATACTACACATTCACTAAGACAATACTTTGAGGACCTCTGCTTTAATCCACAGCTCTCTAAAGACCAAAAGCTTTCCTGCCTCAATCTCACTGATTCATGTGCCCTGCTTCTACCTACCCATCCTTCAAGACTGGATAATAATTCCTGGATCTCACCCAGGAGCTTTCCTCTCCCGTATTCCCAGTGCACTCTTCCTACCTCCTTACTGCATTCTCACAATTCTTTCTTACCACCCTTAGTATTGTACAGATCTTTACCTGTTATGGCCCCTTTCTAGATGGTAATTTTTCTGGCAAGAACCATGCTTATGCatttgaattcattcatttattctaatattaagcacctattatgtgccaggcattttggaTTTGATAAAATACAACAGGTATAATCTCAGCTCTTGTGGAGCTCATGTATTTGCAGGGTAAAATGTCAAACAAGTAATGATAATAGAACGTAATCATTATGATAGGGGAAGTATAGGGTGCTTTGGGAACTCACGTGGGGCCATCTAACTTGGAAGGGCTACCTAAAACCTCAGCTGAAGGACACAGTTATAACCAGGCagatggaggaaagggagaggagaaagtgTGAGAAGTGTTCCAGGAAGACGGAAGGCTTGATCACAAAACAATGTCTTGGACATAGGAtgatgccaaaaataaatatgtgtttgAAAACGCTTGGAGTTTTGTACTGCCTTAAGCATCCCAAATTCAAAGCCATTTGGCAAAATATCTTTGGCTAAATAGTTTGGCCaattaatttatgtttaaaatttaaatttctaatggatatgtgtataactaactcgctttgctgtacagcagaaactaacacaacattgtaaagcaggcTAGGATCACTAGCTAAAAGCCCGCCTGTGACAAACTCAAATCCTCACACATCGACTGCTTTAAATATTGTCCCAAACCATAATTTTAGCCGATTAGAGCCTACCTACTTTACATACCCCATGAAATTGTATTGAACATCTGCTGACCATAGATAAGACAATCCTATAGCTGTAAGACCCCAAACCACTGCTTGTCCTTCAGAGCAACTGCTGCTGAGGGACATCACCTAGACACATGAGCCCCTCTCTGATTTCCCTGTTGCCCTTGGGAGTCCCCTTGTCCTATTCCATTTATAGGCGGTGGTCTCACGCCACCATCTCtggaactatttttttcttaagttctgtCAGTTCTCACGTGTTAAAGGACTTCCTCTCTCATGCAATCCTGTCCAACTGCCATCCAAATAAACTTTATGTGTTTAAAGTTTATCTTGTCTCCTCCTTGATGAACACCCAAGCCCTTGACTTACCACAAGAAGTTACGAAGTTCACAGGTTCAACGGATGGGATTATAAACCTCACTTCTCTTTGGAGGATGTTCATACCACACTGTAAAGAGCATGTGGGATAGGAGCATCCTTGGAAAATACAATCTGTCACAAAGatcaatttacaaaaattaacaagtagaaaataaaatatactatactAGAATCAACAAACATCAAATGCCTAGCAATGAAGATGTGCAAGACCTCTACACAGGAAACAACAAAATATTACTGACAGAAATTCAAGAAGTCTTAAATAAACAGAGGGATCTATCATGTTGGGTGAATTCTGCAGTTGCTGGGTACACATGttaattaggtcaagttggttaaTTGTGTTCAATatttatgtgggttttttttttcccccactactGGTGGATCAACCTTTTATCATCATGAAAtgacctttttaatttttagaaatgctcATTATCTTAAATGTCTACTTTGGATTCTGGGACAAGATGAtagagtagaaggacttgagctcacctaCTCTCATGAAAACACCGAAATCACAACTatctgctgaacaaccatcaacaaaaaagactggaacctaccaaaaaaagatattctatgtccgaagacaaagaagaagccacagcaAGACAGTAGGAGGGCGTATgtgtgatataatcaaatcccatacctgctgggtgggtgacccacaaactggaaagtAATTgtatcacagaggttctcccacaggagtgagagttctgagccccatgtccggctccccagcctggggatctggcatcaggaggaggagcccccagagcttttggctttgaaggccagcggggcTTGATGGCAGgaactccacaggactggggaaaacaaaaaCTCCACTTGTGGAGGGTGCACGCAAGGTCtcatgtgcactgggacccagggaaaaagcagtgacttcataggagcctgggccagacctacctgctgctCTTGGAGAGTCTCTtgggaggcggggggtggctgtggcccactgtggggacaaggacactggtggcagaggtaCTGGGGATTACTCATTGGCGTAAGGTCTCCTGGAGGCTGCCATTCtgacaccaagacctggccccacccaacagcctgtaggctccagtgttgtaacacctcaggccaaacaaccaacagggtggcaacacagccccacccatcagcagacaggctgcctaaagtcttcctgagcccacagccacctctaaacaCAACCCTTGAcgtagccctgcccaccagagggtcaagacccagctccacccaccagtgggcaggcaacaGTCCTCCCactaggaagcctgcacaagtctctagaccagcctcacccaccagggggaagacaccagaagcaagaggacctacaaccctgcagcctgtggaacggaGATCACAAACACGGAAAGTTAcgcaaaatgagatggcagaggaagatGCTGAAGGAAtcagataaaaccccagaagaataactaagtgaagtggagacaggcaatctactcaaaaaaagaattcagagtaatgatagtaaagatgacacaagatctcagaaaaagaatggaggtacagaccaggaagatacaagaaatgtttaacaaagagctagatgTTATAAAGAACAGAGTTGaacaaatacaataactgaaatgaaaaatacactaaaaggaatcaatagcagaatgaggcagaagaacagataagtgacctggaagacagaatggtggaattcactgtcatggaacagaataaagaaaaaagaattgaggacagtttaagagacttctgggacattaaacacaccgacgttcacattataggggtcccagaaggagaagagagagagaaagggcctgagaaaatatctgaaagggcctgagataatagctgaaaacttccttaacatgggcaaagaaacagtcacccaagtccaggaagtgc harbors:
- the F3 gene encoding tissue factor; the protein is MATPTGPRVPCYEAAVARALLFGWVLVRVAGATGTTDVAVAYNLTWKSTNFKTILEWEPKPINHVYTVQISSRLGNWKNKCFYTTDTECDVTDEIVKNVKETYLARVFSYPLDAIGSTGEPPFTNSPEFTPYLETNLGQPTIRSFEQAGTELNVTVQDARTLVRVSGTFLSLRDVFGKDLNYILYYWRASSTGKKKATTNTNEFLIDVDEGENYCFNVQAVIPSRRANQKSPESPIECTSQEKVLSMEMPFIVVAVMLVVIIFIIVLSVSLYKCRKARAGQSGKESLPLNVA